In Halarcobacter bivalviorum, a genomic segment contains:
- a CDS encoding LysE family translocator: MDLLNILAFSSAMFLLAITPGPGVFATISRGLASGFSHAAILVAGLVLGDIIFLLLAIYGLNAIASILGELFVLVKYLGGAYLIYLGYKILTSKEEKTNVDAVKELSWKKNFMTGLIITLANPKVILFYLGFLPTFMNLQTLTLSDIFIVCLLVILVLGSVMLTYAYSASGAKKLFKSKKAKRKMNLAAGSVMITAGGALIIKA; encoded by the coding sequence ATGGATTTATTAAATATTTTAGCCTTTTCCTCAGCTATGTTTTTGTTAGCTATAACACCAGGTCCTGGTGTATTTGCAACTATATCAAGAGGTTTGGCTAGTGGTTTTTCTCATGCTGCGATTTTAGTTGCAGGCTTAGTTCTTGGGGATATTATCTTCTTATTACTTGCTATTTATGGTTTAAATGCCATTGCCTCAATTTTAGGAGAACTTTTTGTTCTTGTTAAATATCTAGGTGGAGCATATTTAATCTATTTAGGATATAAAATCCTAACTTCAAAGGAAGAAAAAACTAATGTAGATGCAGTAAAAGAATTATCTTGGAAAAAAAACTTTATGACAGGACTAATAATAACTCTAGCTAATCCTAAAGTTATTCTCTTTTATCTTGGTTTTTTACCTACATTTATGAATTTACAAACCTTGACTCTTAGTGATATTTTTATTGTTTGTTTACTTGTTATACTTGTACTTGGCTCAGTAATGCTAACTTATGCTTATAGTGCAAGTGGAGCAAAAAAGTTATTCAAAAGTAAAAAAGCAAAAAGAAAAATGAATCTTGCAGCCGGTTCTGTTATGATAACTGCAGGAGGAGCATTAATAATAAAAGCTTGA
- a CDS encoding ion transporter produces MSFSTQLNLIFENPSKHRYGYFVQFFIYLNILVSIVVMFLETEKELVEYFDIFKMINTINIFLFTIEYLLRIYSKSNNKLKYMFTPLMIIDLIVLIPFYLSFLNIDLGFLRGLRILRIFKLFRLAKFNDFDKMIIEIIKEKKEELLYIVVVLFILLFTLTPLVYFVESKAQPDVFTSMSSTLWWSITTFTTVGYGDMYPITTVGRILTTIVSVLGIAFYAIPGSIFTSSLLDKINEKRKNKSNKSL; encoded by the coding sequence ATGAGTTTTTCTACACAACTTAATTTAATATTTGAAAATCCTTCTAAACATAGGTATGGGTACTTTGTACAGTTTTTTATATACTTAAATATTCTAGTAAGTATAGTTGTAATGTTTTTAGAAACAGAAAAAGAGTTAGTAGAGTATTTTGATATATTTAAAATGATTAATACTATTAATATTTTTCTATTTACTATTGAGTATCTTTTAAGGATTTATTCAAAAAGTAATAATAAATTAAAATATATGTTTACACCATTAATGATTATTGATTTAATAGTTCTTATTCCTTTTTATTTATCTTTTTTAAATATAGATTTAGGTTTCTTAAGAGGTCTAAGAATACTTAGAATTTTTAAACTTTTTAGACTTGCCAAGTTTAATGATTTTGATAAAATGATTATTGAAATAATAAAAGAAAAGAAAGAAGAACTATTATACATAGTTGTAGTTTTATTTATTTTACTTTTTACACTAACTCCTTTAGTATATTTTGTGGAATCAAAAGCTCAACCTGATGTTTTTACAAGTATGTCAAGTACTTTATGGTGGTCTATTACAACTTTTACAACTGTAGGCTATGGTGATATGTATCCTATAACTACTGTAGGAAGAATATTAACAACAATAGTTAGTGTTTTAGGGATTGCTTTTTATGCAATTCCAGGAAGTATTTTTACAAGTAGTCTACTTGATAAAATAAATGAAAAAAGAAAGAATAAAAGTAATAAAAGCTTATAA
- a CDS encoding cytochrome D1 domain-containing protein encodes MKTNKLISNVKHSLLAISTLGVLLGTTTNVLAEDFDKSAADALYIENCASCHGADRGGFIGPKLTIEKYDMMPISGLEAMIAEGTANTLMPSWKHRLNKQQINTLAKLIKNYPQENLKWDKRDIQHSLIVNIADEAKLPKKPFKEIGEINDLMAVVSRGTYSNGKDSKVVFFNKKNEIVGEIITRDAPHVVNFDPKNRRWAYIKTDGGRVFKVDLYSMQVVRSVKVGYTGPSLAVSYDGKYIAAGSFVPNTAVILDSKTLMPVKYLELEGMDLDGKYVESDSGSITATPYNNHIAFALEQSGQVWLVDASKESLPIKKIKNVGRHLHDAMLTPDGKKMIIASYDDNKLAVIDFEKKTKIKDIKAGCQPHTGSGAITKIGSRLVGFGTNIGSGPSCDKSVVTAFDAKTFEVIKQIKVSGATESPAAHPKAPYVAVDIVSNKGKDDGRIEFIDKKTLEVVKTIDIGGHSHFPEYTSDGKYLYVSSGYQGNKLVIIDSKTLKTVKTVDMEVPAGIFSAARPDNVVVGN; translated from the coding sequence ATGAAAACTAATAAATTAATCAGTAATGTAAAACATAGTTTACTTGCCATATCTACACTTGGTGTATTACTAGGTACTACAACAAATGTTTTAGCTGAAGATTTTGATAAATCTGCCGCTGATGCTTTATATATTGAAAATTGTGCATCTTGTCATGGAGCTGATAGAGGTGGATTTATTGGCCCTAAATTAACAATTGAAAAGTATGATATGATGCCAATATCTGGTTTAGAAGCAATGATTGCTGAAGGAACAGCAAATACACTGATGCCTTCATGGAAACATAGATTAAATAAACAGCAAATTAATACACTTGCAAAACTAATCAAAAACTACCCACAAGAAAATTTAAAATGGGATAAAAGAGATATTCAGCACTCTTTAATTGTTAATATAGCGGATGAAGCTAAATTACCTAAAAAACCATTTAAAGAAATTGGTGAAATCAATGACTTAATGGCTGTAGTTAGTAGAGGAACATACTCTAATGGTAAAGATTCAAAAGTTGTTTTCTTTAATAAAAAGAATGAAATAGTTGGTGAAATTATTACAAGAGATGCCCCACATGTAGTTAACTTTGATCCAAAAAATAGAAGATGGGCTTATATTAAAACTGATGGAGGTAGAGTATTTAAAGTTGATTTATACTCAATGCAAGTGGTAAGAAGTGTAAAAGTTGGTTACACAGGTCCGTCTTTAGCAGTTTCATATGATGGTAAATATATCGCTGCTGGCTCTTTCGTTCCAAATACTGCAGTTATTTTAGATTCTAAAACACTTATGCCTGTAAAATATTTAGAACTTGAAGGCATGGATCTTGATGGCAAATATGTTGAGTCAGATTCTGGAAGTATCACAGCAACCCCATATAATAATCATATTGCCTTTGCATTAGAACAATCTGGTCAAGTTTGGTTAGTTGATGCAAGTAAAGAATCTTTACCTATCAAAAAGATTAAAAATGTAGGAAGACATCTTCATGATGCAATGTTAACTCCAGATGGGAAGAAGATGATAATTGCTTCATATGATGACAATAAACTTGCTGTTATTGATTTTGAGAAAAAAACAAAAATTAAAGACATAAAAGCTGGTTGTCAACCACATACAGGTTCAGGAGCTATTACGAAGATTGGTTCAAGACTTGTTGGTTTTGGTACAAATATTGGAAGTGGGCCTTCTTGTGATAAATCAGTTGTTACCGCATTTGATGCAAAAACCTTTGAAGTAATTAAACAAATAAAGGTATCAGGAGCTACAGAGTCACCTGCTGCTCACCCAAAAGCTCCTTATGTAGCTGTTGATATTGTTAGTAATAAAGGAAAAGATGATGGAAGAATTGAATTTATTGATAAGAAAACTTTAGAAGTTGTAAAAACTATTGATATAGGTGGACATTCACACTTCCCTGAGTATACATCTGATGGTAAATATCTATATGTCAGTTCTGGATATCAAGGAAACAAACTTGTAATTATAGATTCAAAAACACTTAAAACTGTTAAAACTGTAGATATGGAAGTGCCAGCTGGTATTTTCTCTGCTGCTAGACCTGATAATGTAGTTGTTGGTAATTAA
- a CDS encoding MATE family efflux transporter gives MIRANKLITEDIDVLLRNIAFPAATGLLFNILYHIVDTFYVSRISTHTLSSLSFSSMLLFFILAINFGFSIATRVHIGFCIGKRKNKLKSVFIQNSIFLVFSLAFFLSLFIYIFLEDIFILMNAKEESIIFAINYMQIMLFSIIPMFLSLNINAILAAHGDTKSYRNILAIGLILNIILTPIFIYGFTFIPSLGFSGVAFSTSLIYYIIFIYMLKKLLDKKLINCSNIFKFKPSKKPIIKLLQQAYPSSLNMIIMSFGNILLIYFISYYGYKAVAAFGIGYRIEQLILLPILGINVAITILVSSSLAAKKINRIKEIFYKAIKYTLTFSIIGIAILTLLGEYILLLFDKDSSVINMAYEYIIYKSLALIGTSLIFVCIAMLQGLKKPKIIPTVNFLRQIIISPIVFYMIISILNLDITKIWISILMITYLTALFLIYYLKNQLNKLKN, from the coding sequence ATGATAAGGGCAAATAAACTTATTACAGAAGATATTGATGTTTTATTGAGAAACATAGCATTCCCTGCGGCAACTGGACTTTTATTTAATATTTTATATCACATTGTAGATACGTTTTATGTAAGTAGAATATCTACTCACACTCTCTCATCTCTTTCTTTTAGTTCAATGCTTTTGTTTTTTATTTTAGCAATAAATTTTGGTTTCAGCATTGCAACCAGAGTTCATATTGGATTTTGTATTGGAAAGAGAAAAAATAAACTAAAAAGTGTTTTTATTCAAAATAGCATTTTTTTAGTATTTTCTTTAGCCTTTTTTTTAAGTTTATTCATTTATATCTTTTTAGAAGATATTTTTATACTTATGAATGCAAAAGAAGAATCAATAATTTTTGCAATTAATTATATGCAAATTATGTTATTTAGTATTATTCCAATGTTTTTAAGTTTAAATATAAATGCCATTCTAGCTGCACATGGAGATACCAAAAGCTATAGAAATATTTTAGCAATAGGATTGATCTTAAATATAATTTTAACTCCTATTTTTATATATGGATTTACTTTTATTCCTAGTTTAGGGTTTTCTGGAGTTGCATTTTCAACTTCGTTAATTTACTATATTATTTTTATTTATATGTTAAAAAAGTTACTTGATAAAAAACTAATAAATTGCTCTAATATATTTAAATTTAAACCATCAAAAAAGCCAATAATAAAGCTATTACAACAAGCATATCCATCAAGCTTAAATATGATTATTATGTCTTTTGGAAATATACTTTTAATCTACTTTATTTCTTACTATGGATATAAGGCAGTTGCAGCTTTTGGAATAGGATATAGAATTGAACAATTAATACTTTTACCAATACTTGGAATCAATGTTGCTATTACCATTCTTGTATCAAGTAGCCTTGCAGCCAAAAAGATCAATCGTATAAAAGAGATATTTTATAAAGCGATTAAATATACTTTAACATTTAGTATCATTGGTATTGCGATTTTAACTCTTTTAGGAGAGTATATACTTCTACTTTTTGATAAAGATAGTAGTGTAATAAATATGGCTTATGAGTATATAATTTATAAATCATTAGCTTTAATAGGGACATCATTAATATTTGTTTGCATTGCAATGTTACAAGGTTTGAAAAAACCAAAAATCATTCCTACAGTAAACTTCCTTAGACAAATCATCATATCTCCTATAGTTTTCTATATGATTATTTCTATTCTAAATTTAGATATTACAAAAATCTGGATAAGTATCCTTATGATCACTTATTTAACTGCATTATTTTTAATTTATTATTTAAAAAACCAATTAAATAAACTAAAAAATTAG
- a CDS encoding Lrp/AsnC family transcriptional regulator has product MIDEILYIIQKDFPMVKKPFENIGKKIGISEDEVISIIKEQKDKKMIRQISAIFDTKSLGYKSSLVAFKIDESNIEKSTSIINAHPGVSHNYERDHSFNIWFTVAVSPSSKLGLENTVKKLAELTRAKEYIVLPTLEMFKIAVKLDTTGKEKKKEFVKKHKRIDVEITPLHYTLIKDLQYDLDIVSEPFKKIIEKYKISYTKLFEIIDDLKKSGIMRRFSAILYHRNAGFNANAMVVWELKDKDSMEAGKLASTFTAVSHCYLRPRYKNWPYSLFTMIHGKTNEDTQAVIDEINKEVKAKSYMPLYSSREFKKVRLEYFTDSEEKWEKKYFP; this is encoded by the coding sequence ATGATAGATGAAATTTTATATATTATTCAAAAAGATTTTCCAATGGTTAAGAAGCCATTTGAAAATATAGGAAAAAAAATTGGTATAAGTGAAGATGAAGTTATTTCAATAATAAAAGAGCAAAAAGATAAAAAGATGATTAGACAAATTTCTGCAATCTTTGATACAAAAAGTTTAGGATACAAATCATCTTTAGTTGCATTTAAAATAGATGAATCAAATATTGAAAAATCAACATCAATAATTAATGCTCATCCTGGAGTTTCTCATAATTATGAAAGAGATCATTCTTTTAATATTTGGTTTACTGTTGCTGTCTCTCCAAGTAGTAAATTAGGACTTGAAAATACAGTTAAAAAATTAGCTGAACTTACAAGAGCTAAAGAGTATATAGTATTACCAACACTAGAGATGTTCAAAATTGCTGTAAAACTAGATACAACAGGTAAAGAAAAGAAGAAAGAATTTGTTAAAAAACATAAAAGGATAGACGTTGAAATAACACCATTACATTATACTTTGATAAAAGATTTACAATATGATTTAGATATTGTTTCAGAACCTTTTAAAAAGATTATAGAAAAGTATAAAATCTCTTATACTAAACTATTTGAAATAATTGATGACTTGAAAAAAAGTGGTATCATGCGAAGATTTTCTGCAATTTTATATCATAGAAATGCAGGATTTAATGCAAATGCAATGGTAGTTTGGGAGTTAAAAGATAAAGATTCAATGGAGGCTGGTAAACTTGCATCTACTTTTACTGCAGTAAGTCATTGTTACTTAAGACCTAGATATAAAAATTGGCCATATAGTTTATTTACAATGATTCACGGAAAAACAAACGAAGATACACAAGCTGTAATTGATGAAATAAATAAAGAAGTAAAAGCAAAATCTTATATGCCCTTATATTCGTCAAGAGAGTTTAAAAAGGTTAGATTAGAATATTTTACAGATAGTGAAGAAAAATGGGAAAAAAAATATTTTCCCTAA